TTGGCAACGGTGGGCGGTGATAAAGgtatctttttcttcaacatgTTCAACGTGAATTCACTGACGGCATTGATTTGATCTTTACTAGCgtgaagtaatttttccatacgacgctttctatttttctcttgtaaaatagattttaaaaaatccacaTTTCTCTTGAAACTATTAATCATcgctttttctttgtaagagcTTCTAGGCCTTTTTTAGCCCCAAACGATGCAGCTCCTCCAAGGGCACTTAAACCCAATGCTTTACCTCCAGCAATGAGGGCTGGAATGAGTGCCGCTAATGGTAGGATACCtcctttttgtcttcttttggTTAGTCTTCTTTTCACTCTTCTTCTCCTTCGGGTTGTGGGCATACTGCGCTTATAACCAGGcatctttcttatttatttctctctgtAACAGCGTACACACCCTTCGTGTCGTAACAAGTGACTTAAAAGTCTCGTAGAATCTCTACTTGCAGGGTGTacgtcaaataacaaataaccatAGGGTCTGTCCGTACATGCATTATATATATCCATAACAGGTAGCCACTTGGTCGGGTATATCTGTAGCAGTAAGGTGCGCAACGCCACTTTATCTCTAGGATTTTTAAAGGCAATAATGTATTGCGCATTCCTAGAGATGGTTTTGGCATATTTTCCTTGAGGGAACATGTCTTGGCAGAGATAACACACGGTGACATTCATGTGGTGAGAATATTGTGTGAAAAGATTTAGTATTTCTCTGTCATCTCCTCCCTCCGACATGAGATCATCCAAGACAAGAATACCCCCTCGTTTATCTCCAAACCATGTTGTTAAATCGTCGTGGGTAGGCactcctttaaaaaattctatgcCATGGCGTTGCATGTCGTCAAACTTATTTTGCCAGGATCCATAACAGTAATGCACGCGGGTCGGTCTTTGGTCAAAGAGgtctaaattttccaaaagtaggTGATGGAGAAAGGTGgtttttccacaacttgtagGGCCCACAATCAAAATATTGGAAGGGGATTTGAACGAAAATCCTGGTTCCACACACTTGAACATGATTGCTAAAAGCGAGTTACACAAAAGTGAcacgattttatttcattccttttattttattaacgaTTGAATGATGTCTTCTAACATGTCGCCTACTTTATCATCGTTGCCTACATAATCCTTTTtagaaaacatggaaaaaaactcATCCATACTCTTGCGTCTTGCTTTAcacattaaataaatgatggCATAGTTTCCACAACTTGCGGTTTTTACAGATTGTAATGCTCGAGTATTTTTACGCACGTAAGGCCATCGGTTTAACCATACAATGAATGGTGCCAGAAATTCATAGGTGGTTAAATCTAAACCATAACTATCTAAAATTTCACAGCTATCGTGTTCGGTCCACACAGCTATCCAGTGTTCCCCAGGTTTGTCTGCAGGGTGGGTATTGACAATGTAAGCTCTCGGTTTCACACGTTCAGGCGACTCGGGTAGTTCGTCACAGGCTAAAGCACTCACAAAGTACTTGCGGAGTTCTGGATCGCTTTCCGCTAAAGCGTTGAGTTGATTCGTAGTAAGCCACACAAACTCCATCACTAATGCACTTCCATCGTGGTAGCTCCTTTAATGCCATCAATTTCCATAATGCCTTCATATTCAGCATAAACGATCACCGTTTTCTGACTTGCTTGCCCTGCACATTTAATGTGAATGTTGATGAAGCCTTCATTTTTAGGTAGAAGAACCGGGTCATCGTGACTTCCATTGGCCACATTGGAAAACGCAAACAGCGTGCAATTTTTTCCATGACCCCAGTCTTTGAATCGCACCATGTTTCCTGCATTTCTGTACAGACAGCCAGTAGCATCCAGAAATCGGTGATAACCCACCAAGTCTTTTTGACCATTAGCCGTGTTGAGTTCCAAAGTCTCGTATGGGTATTCTTCTCCATTCACAATTTGTTTGATGTATTCCACCCCAAATTTTCCAAAGGCCAAGGGGTCTTCGTTGTATTGACCATTGAATGCAGTAGTTTTCAGAATACCAATGATGACTCTTTGGGGCACCTTTCCATTGAATGGGTTGTTGATTTCTTTAGAAGTGGCCCCATTGTCTAAGGGAAACTGTCTCATCTCGGTACGGATCATGGGATACTTGGTTGGGGTTTTGGTCATCATACTCATCATGCTCATGTAGACGGCTGGGTTTAGGGACACCAGACATAGAAAGAAGGTAAGTTTAATATCCTCCGGGTTGACTCGGACTTCCTCACTGGGTGGATTGGCTTCTCCATTCATGAATAAAGCTGCTGGATTCAGATAAAATTCCAATTCCAAAAGAGTTTTGGGGACGATCCATTTTCCTTGGTGAAACGCGTCTATAAACGGTTTCATTCTCAAGATTCTCCTCTTTCCTCCTGCATAGTAATCTGTTGCATCTGCTCTCTGTCTCTTAATGCTTTCTTGATGATTTATGGAAAGAGCTGTATACGCGTCATCATCCATCTTGACATTTGCAGCGGTGTAGGTTACAGGAGAATCAATTTCGTTCCGCCATCCAGCTGGTTCGAGTATCGTCTCTCCATCATTCCTGTCATAATTAAGGATGGTCTGTATGAAAGCTTTAAGATGGTACATGTCTACTTGTTCGGTGAGTAAGGTACCATTGGCTCTGAAATTGATTTGCTTGAAGAGGGTGTGTGCAATATTGTTGGCTGGTGAAGTCATCACACCCACATTGTTTGCGCGTGCTGTGAGACTGgcattttctgtggttttgaaACCCAAATCCAGTTGGACAAAACTTCTCGAAAGATCGATGAGATCTGATTGTCGTTCCACGTACACTTGGATAGGAGTAATACTAGATGTCTGAGGTGGTATTTTGACATATCGGTACTTTACCGTAGAAAGATCTGTAGGTGGTATTCTAAAGAGATCTAGACTTGAATTCTGCTCTGCCCCTTTGATAGACATGGTGATGTGTCTGTTTCAACGTCTTCTGCGTTTATGCACACGTTGTCGTGTTCCTATTTTCTTTATACGACTTGTGAGAAATCCTCCTCgttgctgttgttttcttcttctccctTTATACCTTTTTAAGATGGAAGACACAGGATCTGTCGGTGATGTTGTGCCTACACCAATGATAGGATCACTTTGACGTACGGTGCTGATGCGGACCAtgttttattctccaaaaataTCGTTCAACCTCTTGGCAACTTTTCTCTTCAATTCGTTCTTGAGCGCTTGGGAAGCCCCTCTCTTTATACCTCGCGGCACTTCTGATAACGAACGCTTTTTGACACTGCTTTTAAGGCCTCCTGTTACacctttcaaaaaatctttagCCATGTCTTTGACTCCGGCACCTATTTGAGGATCACCCCAGGATCCGATAAAAGGTGGTGGGGCATAAGGTGAGGGGGTCTGCCAGCGCATGAGACCACCACCTCCTTGTTCATTTGGCACATACACTTTAAAGCGTCTCAAACTTCCTCCTCTCATGATGCGATCACCACAAACACACAATtcactttaaatcttttttattaatcCAACTGTTATATTTGCTAGGGTACCCTTTCCACTTGAcaaacaatttatccttttgtCTCTTTAATACTTTTTCCACTCGAAAATAAGTCGCTTCATCTACATGTACTTTTTGCAAATCCCACACATAAAATGTGCCTTGTAAGGGcgtgtcatccaattcttgCACTTTATAGGTCGTTACCATTCCGGGTACGACTTTACGAACTTGAAACACTTCTTCCGTCCATCCTGGTAGATACCCTTTCTTAAACGGTCTAAATTGTTTATTCAATCGGACTTTATCGCCTACTTTAAATgcaggctttttttctttcttagtctGATATTTCCCATACAAATTGTTCCACACTTCTTTGGCATTGAATGTGGTGACTTTAGCTGGTGTGGTTTTAATACTCCTGTGATAGGTGCGATTGTATTGATTGACAAGTTTGGGCAATATGTCTACATATTTGAGTGTGTTGGCAGCCGTGAAATAGCGATACAATTTCGATTTAAGGGTTCTATTAAATCGTTCGACGATACTGGCTTTGGCATCTCCATGagtagaaaagtgatgaatCTCCTGTGTTTTCATCA
This region of Pocillopora verrucosa isolate sample1 chromosome 3, ASM3666991v2, whole genome shotgun sequence genomic DNA includes:
- the LOC131775004 gene encoding uncharacterized protein, with protein sequence MQRHGIEFFKGVPTHDDLTTWFGDKRGGILVLDDLMSEGGDDREILNLFTQYSHHMNVTVCYLCQDMFPQGKYAKTISRNAQYIIAFKNPRDKVALRTLLLQIYPTKWLPVMDIYNACTDRPYGYLLFDVHPASRDSTRLLSHLLRHEGCVRCYREK
- the LOC131782788 gene encoding uncharacterized protein F54H12.2-like; translation: MSIKGAEQNSSLDLFRIPPTDLSTVKYRYVKIPPQTSSITPIQVYVERQSDLIDLSRSFVQLDLGFKTTENASLTARANNVGVMTSPANNIAHTLFKQINFRANGTLLTEQVDMYHLKAFIQTILNYDRNDGETILEPAGWRNEIDSPVTYTAANVKMDDDAYTALSINHQESIKRQRADATDYYAGGKRRILRMKPFIDAFHQGKWIVPKTLLELEFYLNPAALFMNGEANPPSEEVRVNPEDIKLTFFLCLVSLNPAVYMSMMSMMTKTPTKYPMIRTEMRQFPLDNGATSKEINNPFNGKVPQRVIIGILKTTAFNGQYNEDPLAFGKFGVEYIKQIVNGEEYPYETLELNTANGQKDLVGYHRFLDATGCLYRNAGNMVRFKDWGHGKNCTLFAFSNVANGSHDDPVLLPKNEGFINIHIKCAGQASQKTVIVYAEYEGIMEIDGIKGATTMEVH